The following are encoded together in the Mycolicibacterium arabiense genome:
- the argJ gene encoding bifunctional glutamate N-acetyltransferase/amino-acid acetyltransferase ArgJ, giving the protein MAGDRRAFDRGSSTVTTSQSLIRTQGVTAPAGFRAAGIAAGIKASGAPDLALVFNEGPDHAAAGVFTRNKVKAAPVLWTQQVMTTRRLRAVVLNSGGANACTGPGGFQDTHATAEAVAAALSTWGTETGAIEVAVCSTGLIGDRLPMDKVLTGVKAVVQEMAGGLSGGKEAAQAIMTTDTVPKQVALHHPQNWTVGGMAKGAGMLAPSLATMLCVITTDAVADGDALDRALRNASARTFDRLDVDGSCSTNDTVLLLASGASEVAPSQEELDAAVLAVCDDLCAQLQADAEGVTKRIAITVTGALSEDDAVTAARVIARDSLVKTALFGSDPNWGRVLAAVGMAPVELEPGRISVSFNGSPVCVDGAGTPDAREVDLSGAEIEVVVDLGVGSGAATIRTTDLSHAYVEENSAYSS; this is encoded by the coding sequence ATGGCCGGAGACCGAAGGGCTTTCGACCGTGGGAGTAGCACCGTGACAACCAGTCAGAGCCTGATCCGCACCCAGGGCGTCACGGCACCCGCGGGTTTCCGCGCCGCAGGCATCGCGGCGGGCATCAAGGCATCGGGGGCACCCGACCTCGCGCTGGTGTTCAACGAGGGGCCCGACCACGCCGCGGCCGGAGTCTTCACCCGCAACAAGGTCAAGGCCGCGCCGGTGCTGTGGACGCAGCAGGTGATGACGACGCGCCGGCTGCGCGCCGTCGTCCTCAACTCCGGCGGCGCCAACGCCTGCACCGGACCTGGCGGGTTCCAGGACACCCACGCGACCGCGGAGGCCGTCGCGGCCGCGCTGTCGACCTGGGGGACCGAGACCGGGGCCATCGAAGTGGCCGTCTGTTCCACGGGCCTGATCGGCGACCGGCTCCCGATGGACAAGGTGCTGACAGGGGTCAAGGCCGTCGTGCAGGAGATGGCAGGCGGTTTGAGCGGTGGCAAGGAGGCCGCCCAGGCCATCATGACCACCGACACCGTCCCCAAGCAGGTGGCGCTGCACCACCCGCAGAACTGGACGGTGGGCGGTATGGCCAAGGGGGCCGGGATGCTGGCGCCTTCCCTGGCCACGATGTTGTGCGTCATCACCACCGACGCCGTTGCCGACGGCGACGCCCTGGACCGCGCGCTGCGCAACGCCTCGGCGCGTACGTTCGACCGCCTCGACGTCGACGGCAGCTGCTCGACCAACGACACGGTGCTGCTGTTGGCTTCTGGCGCAAGCGAAGTCGCTCCGAGCCAGGAGGAATTGGACGCCGCGGTCCTCGCCGTGTGCGACGACCTGTGCGCCCAGCTGCAGGCCGACGCCGAAGGCGTGACCAAGCGGATCGCCATCACGGTCACCGGTGCGCTCTCCGAAGACGACGCCGTGACGGCGGCCCGCGTGATCGCCCGCGACAGCCTGGTCAAGACCGCGCTGTTCGGATCCGATCCGAACTGGGGCCGCGTGCTGGCGGCCGTCGGGATGGCGCCCGTGGAACTCGAGCCAGGACGGATCAGCGTGTCCTTCAACGGTTCTCCCGTGTGCGTCGACGGCGCCGGAACGCCCGACGCCCGCGAGGTCGACCTGTCCGGCGCGGAGATCGAGGTCGTCGTCGATCTCGGGGTCGGTAGCGGCGCGGCGACCATCCGCACCACCGACCTGTCGCACGCCTACGTCGAAGAGAACTCGGCGTACTCGTCGTGA
- the argC gene encoding N-acetyl-gamma-glutamyl-phosphate reductase, with protein MTSVAVAGASGYAGGEILRLLLGHPAYRDGRLVIGALTAASSAGTDITEHHPHLLPLEGRVLDPTEPEVLAGHDVVFLALPHGHSAAIAEQLGPETLIVDCGADFRLTDPSAWERYYGSTHAGSWPYGLPELPGGRDALQDTKRIAVPGCYPTAALLALLPAVAADLIEPAITVVAVSGTSGAGRAAKVDLLGAEVIGSARAYNIGGAHRHTPEIAQGLRLVTDRDVTVSFTPVLIPTSRGILATCTAPTTATTSEIRSAYEKAYGSEPFVHLLPEGRLPKTGSVIGSNAAQVAVAVDADAGVLVALCAIDNLVKGTGGAAVQSMNLALGWPETEGLSTVGVAP; from the coding sequence ATGACTTCAGTCGCCGTCGCCGGAGCCAGCGGCTACGCCGGTGGCGAGATCCTTCGCCTACTCCTCGGCCACCCCGCCTACCGCGACGGGCGCCTCGTGATCGGTGCGCTAACCGCGGCGTCGAGTGCTGGAACCGACATCACCGAACACCACCCGCACCTGCTGCCGCTCGAGGGCCGGGTGCTCGATCCCACCGAACCCGAGGTGCTCGCCGGCCACGACGTGGTCTTCCTCGCGCTGCCGCACGGCCACTCCGCGGCGATCGCCGAGCAGCTCGGCCCCGAGACGCTGATCGTCGACTGCGGCGCGGACTTCCGGCTCACCGACCCGTCGGCGTGGGAGCGCTACTACGGCTCGACCCACGCAGGCAGCTGGCCGTACGGCCTTCCCGAACTGCCCGGCGGCCGGGACGCGCTGCAGGACACCAAGCGCATCGCGGTCCCGGGGTGCTACCCGACCGCCGCGCTGCTCGCACTGCTGCCCGCAGTGGCCGCCGATTTGATCGAGCCCGCCATCACGGTGGTCGCCGTCAGCGGTACCTCGGGCGCAGGCCGGGCGGCAAAGGTCGACCTCCTCGGCGCCGAGGTGATCGGCTCCGCCCGCGCCTACAACATCGGCGGCGCGCACCGCCACACGCCCGAGATCGCGCAGGGACTCCGCCTCGTCACCGACCGCGACGTCACCGTGTCGTTCACGCCGGTGCTCATCCCGACCTCGCGCGGCATCCTGGCGACCTGCACCGCGCCCACCACCGCGACCACCTCCGAGATCCGCTCGGCCTACGAGAAGGCCTACGGCAGCGAGCCGTTCGTGCACCTGCTGCCCGAGGGCCGCCTGCCCAAGACCGGGTCGGTGATCGGGAGCAACGCCGCCCAGGTCGCCGTTGCCGTCGACGCGGATGCCGGCGTGCTGGTCGCGCTGTGCGCCATCGACAACTTGGTCAAGGGCACGGGCGGGGCCGCCGTGCAATCGATGAACCTGGCGCTGGGATGGCCGGAGACCGAAGGGCTTTCGACCGTGGGAGTAGCACCGTGA
- the pheT gene encoding phenylalanine--tRNA ligase subunit beta, protein MRIPYSWLRDVVRAGTPDWDVSVDELERTLIDIGHEVEDIIPVGPVTGPLVVGRVAEIEELTGFKKPIRACKVDVGAHNVDGEPRDIVCGATNFAVGDLVVVALPGTVLPSDEPTGGITIAKRKTYGRTSDGMICSASELNLGADHTGILVLPPGTAEPGDSGIDVVGLDDVVFDLAITPDRGYCLSIRGMARELACAMDLDFVDPADVPPLPAEGEAWPLTVQPGTGVLRFGLRPVTGIDPTAVSPWWMQRRLLLSGIRAISPAVDVTNYVMLELGHPLHAHDRTLISGALDVRFAEPGEKVVTLDDVTRSLDTGDVLIVDERATASIGGIMGAGTTEVRDTTVDVLLEAAVWDPAAVSRTQRRLRLVSEAGRRYERTVDPAISVAAIDRCAELLADIAGGTVEPTLTDWRGDPPRDDWSPAPVTMPVDLPDRMAGIEYAEGATARRLTQIGGKVDVADGTVTVTPPSWRPDLREPADLVEEVLRLEGLDRIPSVLPLAPPGRGLTAGQRRRRAIGKSLALSGFVEILPTPFLPAGIFDAWGLAVDDPRRATMSVLNPLEADRPQLASTLLPGLLEALSRNVSRGASDVALFGIEQVVLATPQTRALDRIPVDRRPTDDEIATIDDSLPRQPLHVGVVLAGRREPAGPWGSGRPVEAADAIEAVQIIARACNVDVTLRAARELPWHPGRCAEVLIGDRVIGYAGELHPAVIERAGLPKRTCAVELDLDAVPITEPLPVPAVSPFPAVFQDVSLIVADDVAARDVVDAVREGAGGLLEDVRLFDVYTGPQVGGGNKSLTLALRFRAPDRTLTEDEASAARDAAVALATQRVGATQRK, encoded by the coding sequence ATGCGCATTCCCTATAGCTGGCTGCGCGACGTCGTCCGGGCCGGCACCCCCGACTGGGACGTGTCCGTCGACGAACTCGAACGCACGCTCATCGACATCGGCCACGAGGTCGAGGACATCATTCCGGTCGGGCCGGTAACCGGTCCGCTCGTGGTCGGCCGCGTCGCCGAGATCGAGGAGCTGACCGGCTTCAAGAAGCCGATCCGGGCCTGCAAGGTCGACGTCGGCGCCCACAACGTCGACGGCGAGCCGCGTGACATCGTCTGCGGCGCAACGAACTTCGCCGTCGGCGACCTGGTGGTCGTCGCGCTTCCCGGCACCGTGCTTCCCAGTGACGAGCCGACCGGCGGTATCACCATCGCCAAGCGCAAGACCTACGGCCGCACCTCCGACGGGATGATCTGCTCGGCGTCCGAACTCAACCTCGGCGCCGATCACACCGGCATCCTGGTGCTGCCCCCCGGCACCGCCGAGCCCGGTGACTCCGGAATCGACGTCGTCGGACTCGACGACGTCGTGTTCGACCTCGCGATCACGCCCGACCGCGGCTACTGCCTGTCGATCCGCGGCATGGCCCGGGAACTCGCGTGCGCCATGGACCTCGACTTCGTCGATCCCGCCGACGTCCCGCCGCTGCCGGCCGAAGGGGAAGCCTGGCCGCTGACCGTGCAACCGGGTACCGGCGTGCTGCGGTTCGGTCTGCGCCCTGTCACCGGCATCGACCCGACTGCGGTGTCCCCGTGGTGGATGCAGCGGCGCCTCCTCCTGAGCGGCATCCGCGCGATCTCGCCCGCGGTCGACGTCACCAACTACGTGATGCTCGAACTCGGACACCCGCTGCACGCACACGACCGGACGCTCATCTCGGGTGCTCTCGACGTGCGCTTCGCCGAACCGGGGGAGAAGGTCGTCACCCTCGACGACGTCACCCGCTCGCTCGATACCGGCGACGTCCTGATCGTCGACGAGCGTGCGACCGCGTCGATCGGCGGCATCATGGGCGCAGGCACCACCGAGGTGCGCGACACCACCGTCGACGTCCTCCTCGAGGCCGCCGTCTGGGATCCCGCTGCGGTATCGCGGACCCAGCGCCGCCTGCGTCTGGTGAGCGAAGCCGGCCGACGCTACGAGCGCACGGTCGACCCGGCCATCTCCGTCGCAGCCATCGATCGTTGCGCGGAGCTGCTCGCCGACATCGCGGGCGGCACCGTGGAGCCCACGTTGACCGACTGGCGCGGCGATCCACCCCGCGACGACTGGTCCCCGGCCCCGGTCACCATGCCCGTCGACCTTCCCGACCGGATGGCGGGCATCGAGTACGCCGAGGGCGCCACTGCGCGACGGTTGACCCAGATCGGCGGCAAGGTGGACGTCGCCGACGGCACGGTCACGGTCACACCCCCGAGCTGGCGGCCCGACCTGCGCGAGCCCGCCGACCTCGTCGAGGAGGTGCTCCGCCTCGAAGGCCTCGACCGCATCCCGTCGGTGCTGCCCCTCGCCCCGCCCGGACGCGGCCTGACCGCTGGACAGCGGCGCCGCCGCGCCATCGGCAAGTCCCTCGCGCTCAGCGGGTTCGTAGAGATCCTGCCGACACCCTTCCTGCCCGCAGGCATCTTCGACGCGTGGGGTCTGGCCGTCGACGATCCGCGCCGGGCCACCATGTCGGTGCTCAACCCGCTGGAGGCCGACCGGCCCCAACTCGCCTCCACACTGCTGCCAGGGCTGCTGGAAGCGTTGTCGCGCAACGTGTCTCGCGGTGCGTCCGACGTCGCGCTGTTCGGCATCGAGCAGGTCGTGCTCGCCACGCCGCAGACCCGCGCGCTGGACCGCATCCCGGTGGACCGCAGGCCCACGGACGACGAGATCGCGACCATCGACGACTCGTTGCCGCGGCAACCACTGCACGTCGGCGTGGTCCTCGCCGGCCGCCGTGAACCCGCCGGACCGTGGGGCTCCGGCCGTCCGGTGGAGGCGGCCGACGCCATCGAGGCCGTCCAGATCATCGCCCGCGCCTGCAACGTCGACGTCACGCTGCGCGCGGCCCGCGAGCTGCCCTGGCATCCCGGCCGCTGCGCCGAGGTGCTGATCGGCGACCGGGTGATCGGGTACGCCGGCGAACTCCACCCGGCGGTCATCGAACGGGCAGGACTGCCCAAGCGCACCTGCGCGGTCGAACTGGATCTCGACGCCGTGCCGATCACCGAGCCCCTGCCGGTTCCTGCGGTCTCGCCGTTCCCTGCCGTCTTCCAGGACGTCAGCCTGATCGTCGCCGACGACGTGGCGGCACGCGACGTCGTCGACGCCGTCCGGGAGGGCGCGGGCGGACTGCTCGAGGACGTCAGACTGTTCGACGTCTACACCGGCCCGCAGGTCGGCGGTGGCAACAAGTCGCTCACCCTGGCGCTGCGGTTCCGTGCTCCCGACCGAACGCTGACCGAGGACGAAGCGAGCGCGGCCCGCGACGCTGCCGTGGCCCTGGCGACGCAACGGGTCGGCGCCACGCAGCGCAAGTAA
- the pheS gene encoding phenylalanine--tRNA ligase subunit alpha, producing the protein MAGTPGLTEQALTDAVGEARRAFDAASSLDELARAKTEHLGDRSPIALARQALGSLPKTDRADAGKRVNVARTAAQAAYDERLEVLRTERDAAALVAERIDVTLPTTRQPLGARHPITILAEHVADTFVAMGWELAEGPEVETEQFNFDALNFPPDHPARSEQDTFHVAPDGSRQVLRTHTSPVQVRALLERDLPVYIISIGRTFRTDELDATHTPVFHQVEGMAVDRGLTMAHLKGTLDAFARAQFGPGGRTRFRPHFFPFTEPSAEVDVWFENKKGGPGWVEWGGCGMMNPNVLRACGIDPDEYSGFAFGMGLERTLQFRNGISDMRDMVEGDVRFSLPFGVGA; encoded by the coding sequence ATTGCGGGAACCCCGGGTTTGACCGAGCAGGCGCTGACGGACGCCGTCGGCGAGGCTCGGCGCGCCTTCGACGCTGCCTCGAGTCTCGACGAGCTGGCGCGGGCCAAGACCGAGCATCTCGGCGATCGGTCGCCGATTGCATTGGCACGACAGGCCCTTGGCTCGCTGCCCAAGACCGACCGAGCCGACGCCGGCAAGCGCGTGAACGTGGCCCGCACGGCAGCGCAAGCGGCCTACGACGAGCGCCTCGAAGTCCTGCGCACCGAGCGCGACGCCGCCGCACTGGTCGCCGAACGCATCGACGTCACGCTGCCCACCACGCGCCAGCCCCTCGGCGCGCGCCACCCGATCACCATCCTCGCCGAGCACGTCGCCGACACGTTCGTCGCCATGGGCTGGGAACTCGCCGAAGGGCCGGAAGTCGAGACCGAGCAGTTCAACTTCGACGCCCTGAACTTCCCGCCCGACCACCCTGCGCGCAGTGAACAGGACACGTTCCACGTCGCGCCGGACGGATCACGGCAGGTGCTGCGCACCCACACCTCGCCCGTACAGGTCCGCGCCCTGCTCGAACGCGACCTGCCGGTCTACATCATCTCGATCGGGCGGACGTTCCGCACCGACGAACTCGACGCCACCCACACCCCGGTGTTCCACCAGGTCGAGGGAATGGCCGTCGACCGCGGTCTCACCATGGCGCACCTGAAGGGCACCCTCGACGCGTTCGCCCGCGCCCAGTTCGGCCCCGGCGGCCGCACCCGATTCCGCCCGCACTTCTTCCCCTTCACCGAGCCGTCGGCCGAAGTCGACGTCTGGTTCGAGAACAAGAAGGGCGGGCCCGGCTGGGTGGAGTGGGGCGGCTGCGGGATGATGAACCCGAACGTGTTGCGCGCCTGCGGAATCGACCCCGACGAGTACTCCGGCTTCGCTTTCGGCATGGGCTTGGAGCGCACGCTCCAGTTCCGCAACGGCATCTCCGACATGCGCGACATGGTCGAGGGTGACGTCCGATTCTCGCTGCCGTTCGGGGTGGGCGCCTGA
- a CDS encoding HNH endonuclease signature motif containing protein — MDELSGNADDVRGIKAEVTNSEIGVGDADRSDESDRSHADAEGETADGVPDADSPTAETDANHDVPDEPGGSGGAGAHTNRDQPATRPGAILGGPFLPGALARRFALTAKIRKVCHPGDSPPEPRYTPSRRLAEFVRCRDLTCRFPGCSEPATTADIDHTIAWPIGPTCASNLKCLCRRHHLLKTFWGGPNGWRDRQLPDGTIIWTSPRGRTYTTEPGSKLLFPSLCVPTGPVAITDAARTAAASETNPGLTMPRRKQTRARDRARRIADDRRLNEAGAELLDPGVRVARVTPHPSL, encoded by the coding sequence GTGGATGAGTTGAGTGGTAACGCCGACGATGTCCGTGGCATCAAGGCCGAGGTCACCAACTCTGAGATCGGTGTGGGCGATGCCGATCGATCGGACGAAAGCGATCGCTCCCACGCGGATGCCGAAGGTGAAACCGCAGACGGGGTACCGGACGCCGACAGTCCGACAGCCGAAACGGATGCGAACCACGATGTACCGGATGAACCGGGCGGCTCAGGCGGAGCAGGCGCCCACACCAACCGCGACCAGCCCGCCACTCGACCCGGCGCGATCCTCGGCGGCCCGTTCCTCCCCGGCGCACTGGCCCGACGCTTCGCGCTCACCGCGAAGATCCGCAAGGTCTGCCACCCCGGCGATAGTCCACCCGAACCTCGCTACACCCCGTCACGCCGGCTCGCGGAATTCGTGCGCTGCCGAGACCTGACGTGCCGCTTCCCGGGCTGCAGCGAACCAGCCACAACCGCAGACATCGACCACACCATCGCCTGGCCGATCGGACCGACCTGCGCGTCGAACCTCAAATGCCTATGCCGTCGACACCACTTGCTGAAGACCTTCTGGGGCGGACCCAACGGCTGGCGGGACCGACAACTGCCCGACGGAACCATCATCTGGACTTCGCCCCGCGGCCGGACCTACACCACCGAGCCGGGCAGCAAGCTGCTGTTTCCCAGCCTCTGCGTGCCCACGGGGCCCGTGGCGATCACGGACGCAGCCAGAACGGCCGCGGCATCCGAGACCAACCCGGGCCTGACCATGCCCCGCCGCAAACAGACCCGCGCTCGGGATCGTGCCCGGCGCATCGCCGACGACCGCAGACTCAACGAAGCAGGGGCCGAACTCCTCGACCCAGGCGTGAGGGTAGCGCGGGTCACACCCCACCCGTCGCTATGA
- a CDS encoding DUF222 domain-containing protein, with protein MFEVIATEAQASRTVAGWARVEAAATARRLAAMVVLLDQAFAADGSADREQWYLDNWGAVAAEIGAEQNITQGAASHQLLIATALRDRLPHLAALFADGLVSYRVASAITTRTALVRDRDAQKAVDKAFADVLTGWAPMSEEKLNTTIDAIVAEHDPHGVYRTKLTAKGRNIQFDYDGSGMATMFGTLFATHGKALEKRLNLLAHTVCPGDPRTVEQRRADSVHSITHALDYLPCLCGGNDCPGPKTPPKGNAVVYVVVNEDTLDDESDATKAQDASLDGDPDPLFDKPLSEITTCG; from the coding sequence ATGTTCGAAGTGATCGCCACCGAAGCTCAGGCCTCCCGCACGGTCGCGGGGTGGGCGCGGGTCGAGGCCGCAGCCACCGCGCGTCGTCTCGCGGCGATGGTCGTGCTCTTGGATCAGGCCTTTGCCGCCGATGGCTCGGCCGATCGGGAGCAGTGGTACCTGGACAACTGGGGCGCGGTCGCCGCGGAGATCGGGGCCGAGCAGAACATCACCCAGGGCGCGGCGTCGCATCAGTTGTTGATCGCCACCGCACTGCGCGACCGACTGCCTCACCTGGCAGCGTTGTTCGCCGACGGATTGGTGTCCTACCGCGTCGCGTCTGCGATCACGACGCGGACGGCCCTGGTGCGGGACCGTGATGCGCAGAAGGCCGTCGATAAGGCGTTCGCTGACGTGTTGACCGGCTGGGCGCCGATGTCGGAAGAGAAGCTCAACACCACCATCGACGCGATCGTCGCCGAACACGACCCCCACGGTGTGTACCGCACGAAGCTCACTGCCAAGGGCCGCAACATCCAGTTCGACTACGACGGCTCCGGCATGGCCACCATGTTCGGCACGCTATTCGCCACCCACGGCAAGGCCCTTGAAAAGCGGCTGAACCTCCTGGCCCACACCGTGTGCCCGGGCGACCCACGGACGGTCGAGCAGCGTCGCGCCGACTCGGTGCACTCGATCACCCATGCACTCGACTACCTGCCGTGCCTGTGCGGTGGCAACGACTGCCCCGGGCCCAAGACGCCTCCGAAGGGCAATGCGGTGGTCTACGTCGTCGTGAACGAGGACACCCTCGACGACGAGTCCGACGCCACGAAGGCTCAGGACGCTTCGCTCGACGGCGACCCCGACCCGCTGTTCGACAAGCCCTTGTCGGAGATCACGACGTGTGGATGA
- a CDS encoding rhomboid-like protein yields the protein MVRALVSRWQPLRSLGRLRATLLYGAILLAVTSALVALGPQAQARAVERASTNLHNLGHGHVGTLLGSAFVVDAGPVALWLPGLLCLLGLAESIWGSRHLIYAFVTGHVGATLLVAIGLTVGVESGWTPAEITRATDVGTSYGATAVLGALAVAVPRRWRPAVIGAWLGVGVAAVAVGRDFTDVGHGVALLLGMAVATRFGAPGAWTGWRFALLGVASWFGFLMLAGTVEAMAPAAACGAVGAVVAGALTAARRAHLGATHDRCGTTPPV from the coding sequence GTGGTGCGTGCACTCGTGTCCCGGTGGCAGCCGCTGCGGTCGTTGGGACGGCTGCGGGCGACGCTCCTCTACGGAGCGATCCTGCTGGCCGTCACGTCGGCACTCGTCGCGCTCGGGCCGCAGGCGCAGGCCCGTGCCGTCGAGCGCGCGAGCACGAACCTGCACAATCTCGGTCACGGTCATGTGGGGACGCTGCTCGGTAGCGCGTTCGTCGTGGACGCCGGACCGGTTGCACTGTGGTTGCCGGGTCTGCTGTGCCTGCTCGGACTGGCCGAGTCGATCTGGGGGAGTAGGCATTTGATCTACGCCTTCGTGACCGGACACGTCGGCGCCACGCTGTTGGTGGCCATCGGGCTCACGGTCGGGGTCGAGTCCGGCTGGACGCCGGCGGAGATCACCCGCGCGACCGATGTCGGCACCAGCTATGGCGCGACCGCGGTTCTCGGCGCCTTGGCCGTTGCGGTGCCAAGGCGGTGGCGGCCCGCCGTGATCGGAGCGTGGTTGGGCGTTGGCGTGGCCGCGGTCGCGGTGGGGCGGGACTTCACGGACGTTGGGCACGGCGTCGCCCTGCTGTTGGGGATGGCAGTGGCGACCCGGTTCGGAGCGCCTGGTGCCTGGACCGGGTGGCGGTTCGCGCTACTGGGCGTCGCATCGTGGTTCGGGTTCCTGATGCTCGCAGGCACGGTCGAGGCGATGGCGCCTGCAGCGGCCTGCGGCGCCGTGGGGGCGGTCGTGGCTGGCGCGCTGACTGCTGCTCGTCGCGCCCACCTGGGTGCGACTCATGACCGCTGCGGCACTACGCCTCCGGTCTGA
- a CDS encoding adenylate/guanylate cyclase domain-containing protein produces the protein MDVESPDDRSDGQERVGSGYGASGPLGWLKATNHSPGVVDFVRRARRALPGDPDFGDPLSAAGVGGPRAAARAADRILDRHAASREVSLGALQVWQALTERVSGRPAYREVTLVFTDLVGFSDWSLSAGDDATLRLLRRVAQVMEPPLLASGGQIVKRMGDGAMAVFTDPTTAVRAVIDALEAVKTVEVDGYTPLMRAGVHTGRPQRIGSDWLGIDVNIAARVMERATRGGLVVSQTTLDEISEDDLQALGLTVKRIRKQLFAPKISGVPEDLAMYWVKTRRDLPADDARERRPPGA, from the coding sequence GTGGATGTCGAATCGCCGGATGACCGATCGGACGGGCAAGAGCGCGTCGGGTCGGGATACGGCGCGAGCGGTCCGCTGGGCTGGCTCAAGGCCACCAATCACAGCCCGGGTGTCGTCGACTTCGTCAGGCGGGCCCGTCGCGCGCTGCCCGGCGACCCGGATTTCGGTGATCCGTTGTCCGCAGCGGGCGTTGGTGGCCCACGTGCGGCGGCGCGCGCAGCCGATCGCATTCTGGATCGGCATGCCGCCTCCCGCGAGGTGAGCCTCGGCGCGCTGCAGGTGTGGCAGGCACTCACCGAGAGGGTGTCGGGACGTCCCGCCTACCGCGAGGTGACCCTGGTGTTCACCGACCTCGTGGGTTTCTCCGACTGGTCGCTGTCCGCGGGTGACGATGCGACGCTGCGGTTGCTGCGACGCGTGGCCCAGGTGATGGAGCCACCACTGCTGGCCTCCGGTGGCCAGATCGTCAAGCGGATGGGTGATGGCGCCATGGCGGTCTTCACCGATCCGACGACCGCGGTACGCGCCGTGATCGACGCGCTGGAGGCCGTCAAAACCGTTGAGGTCGACGGATATACGCCACTGATGCGCGCAGGCGTGCACACCGGCCGGCCGCAGCGCATCGGGTCCGACTGGCTTGGCATCGACGTGAACATCGCTGCGCGCGTCATGGAGCGTGCCACCAGGGGCGGGCTCGTGGTGTCGCAGACGACACTCGACGAGATCTCCGAGGACGATCTCCAGGCGCTCGGTTTGACGGTCAAGCGCATACGCAAGCAGCTCTTCGCGCCGAAGATCTCCGGCGTTCCAGAGGATCTCGCAATGTACTGGGTGAAGACCCGCAGGGATCTGCCAGCTGACGATGCCCGGGAACGAAGGCCACCGGGGGCATAG
- a CDS encoding oxygenase MpaB family protein, whose product MTATKVDDTPPDSGAASSVPLGPESLTWKYFGDLRTGLMGVWIGAIQNMHPGLGAGVEDHSILLREPLQRVARSVYPIMGVVYDGERAPATGAQIRGYHDTIKGVDSAGRRYHALDPETFYWAHATFFMLIVKCAEYFCGGLTEAEKRQLFDEHVQWYRMYGMSARPVPGTWEEFCKYWDRTCRDDLELNRAARDVLNIRIPKPGLVPVPTPLWDHAFKPLVAGQRWIAAGLFDPAVREKAGLRWTPGDEVLLRLLGKAIELAFVAVPDEIRLHPRALAAYRRAAGRLPVDAPLAEAPSFTAPPKDRRGLPVHYVPPSRSMLERAGSLVHTTFSLAGLRPARGRHTNDRRKAA is encoded by the coding sequence ATGACCGCAACGAAGGTCGACGACACTCCTCCGGACTCCGGAGCGGCGAGTTCCGTCCCACTCGGGCCCGAATCCCTCACCTGGAAGTACTTCGGCGATCTGCGCACCGGACTGATGGGCGTGTGGATCGGCGCGATCCAGAACATGCACCCGGGCCTCGGTGCGGGCGTCGAGGACCACTCGATCCTGCTGCGCGAGCCGCTGCAACGCGTCGCACGCTCGGTCTACCCGATCATGGGGGTCGTCTACGACGGCGAGCGAGCGCCCGCCACGGGTGCGCAGATCCGGGGTTACCACGACACGATCAAGGGCGTCGATTCCGCCGGCCGGCGCTATCACGCGCTCGATCCCGAGACGTTCTACTGGGCGCATGCCACGTTCTTCATGCTGATCGTCAAGTGCGCCGAGTACTTCTGCGGCGGCCTCACCGAGGCGGAGAAGCGGCAACTGTTCGACGAGCACGTCCAGTGGTACCGGATGTACGGCATGAGTGCGAGACCAGTACCCGGGACGTGGGAGGAGTTCTGCAAGTATTGGGACCGCACCTGCCGCGACGACCTCGAACTGAATCGGGCCGCACGCGACGTGCTGAACATCCGCATCCCCAAACCGGGCCTCGTTCCCGTGCCGACCCCGTTGTGGGACCACGCATTCAAGCCGTTGGTGGCCGGACAGCGCTGGATCGCCGCCGGACTGTTCGACCCCGCGGTGCGCGAGAAGGCCGGCCTGCGGTGGACGCCCGGCGACGAGGTCCTGCTACGCCTGCTCGGCAAGGCGATCGAACTCGCGTTCGTCGCCGTACCCGACGAGATCCGGCTGCACCCGCGAGCATTGGCCGCCTACCGCCGCGCTGCGGGCCGGTTGCCCGTCGACGCGCCATTGGCCGAGGCACCATCGTTTACCGCCCCACCCAAGGACCGACGCGGACTGCCGGTGCACTACGTACCGCCGTCCAGGTCGATGCTCGAACGTGCCGGATCACTGGTACACACCACGTTCTCCCTCGCCGGGCTGCGACCCGCGCGCGGCCGACACACTAATGATCGACGAAAGGCAGCCTGA